One region of Anthonomus grandis grandis chromosome 22, icAntGran1.3, whole genome shotgun sequence genomic DNA includes:
- the LOC126748471 gene encoding uncharacterized protein LOC126748471 yields MDYRCQLWKGTDNSYIIASHTLRKEFSDASVQIDTPMQVNVSVQTDVCNNTDKFCQTSMKISAMTPRKIQLRKEIKTLEKEGSHAKTSLEVGVTLDDVQKFLDDNYPADSCAFLKSQLSLLNKSPRGSRIIAVTQTGMPHDMSGDSFSLSFSAYKRGELYLKQNDQQFNQN; encoded by the exons atggattatagGTGCCAACTCTGGAAAG gcacagaTAATTCTTACATCATTGCCAGTCACACCTTAAGGAAGGAATTCAGTGACGCTTCCGTGCAAATTGACACTCCGATGCAGGTTAATGTTTCTGTCCAGACGGATGTATGTAATAATACAG ATAAGTTTTGTCAAACGTCAATGAAGATTTCGGCAATGACtccaagaaaaattcaattaagaaaagaaattaaaactctGGAAAAGGAAGGCTCTCACGCAAAAACATCCCTGGAAGTAGGAGTTACTTTGGACGATGTTCAAAAATTCCTAGATGACAACTACCCAGCAGATTCTTGTGCATTCCTTAAGAGTCAGCTATCTCTTCTGAACAAGTCTCCTCGGGGAAGCAG AATTATTGCGGTGACACAAACGGGCATGCCGCACGACATGTCAGGAGACAGCTTTTCGTTGAGCTTTAGCGCATATAAAAGAGGAGAATTATACCTAAAACAAAATGATCAACAATTTAATCAGAATTAG